The DNA region TCCTTTAAGGGCGCCATTTCGCAATTTGCCCCGGCACTTGGCGGAATTATGCGCAACAAGGAGGATCTGACGTTTGGTTAAACCTGGCATGAGACCGCCTTCCGGGCAACAGTTGTCCATTTTATGGAGGGGGAAATTTGGGGACTTGCTCGATTGCGGATATCTGCAAAAAAAATCCGAATGCATGGGGGCACCGGATTTTCTACTTGATTCTTTTCAGTTCGGCTTCTTGCTGGATGGAGCGGGCGGAAAGCAACTCGATGATTTTGTGCTGATTCTCGAGAATGGTTTCCACATTTTTCAGACGATCATTGGTTTCAAGTACAGCGCGTTTGATAAGTTCTTGATCTTGTTTCATAATTTTTTGCTCTTGTCTTATGAGTTCTTGCTCTTGTTTCATTTGTTGCTGTTCGGATGTTAATTCGACAAGCTGCCTATTAATCGGCTCTAACTCCTCTTTGATAACGGACCGCAACAGTTCAGAAAATTGATTATCCAATCGATTCCGCTCCTTCAAACTAACTTTATGATGATATTTTATCAAAAGCTATTTATTTATGCCATCGAGATTTTGTGAATGTTTAGGGAAAGAAAATAAAGAAGTGCTTTATCGTTTTGTGCCGATAGGGCGTGGAAGACAATATAATTGCTCGAAAGTAGCGGGAGCATTTGTAAAATTATAGAAAGGGCTTTTTTCACCATTGCTAAAAACGTTTTTGGCCCCCATTCAACCCCCAGGAGCAATTTTAATACAACTTTCATCCGTAACCAAAAACAAAAGAAGCCTTGTATATCAAGGCTTCCCGGAGATGATCTGCAGTGGGCTCGAACCACTGACCCCCACCCTGTCAAGATGAAAAGGTAGTTTAAAACATAAAGTAAATATATAAGGGAGTCAAGCAGGGTAAAGATATTTGACCCAAAATCGTGCTTCTGCGGTGAAAATCAAGCAATAGAAAAGTGAGATAAATTGACCAAAATATTGACCAAACCTTAACGCTTTTTAGTAACTATATAGGAATCCACATATTATTATGTACCACTACAGCAGCTAGTTCGGGGCCATTGCTTGTTTTCCAATAATGTAAATGGTATTCATAATCGATATCTCTTCTCCAGGCTTTATCTCTATTTCTCATAAGTTGAGGGCTATTTCCACTTTCGTCAATTCTTAATGTATGAGTGGACGATAGATTTTGATCCAGTATAGTATCTGCACAGGCTTTTAGTAATGCCTTTATTTTTCCCTCTTCATGAGTGAACCCTAAACTTCTACAGGTTTCAAAAAAGCTATGACCATATTTCCAAGTAGGGATATCAGTATCAAGAGGATTTTCTCCAATTATTGAAAGTCTTTGAAGTAAGTAAAGATTTATTAGGTTAAAATAGTCTTCATCAGTTTCAGCAATTTTCCAACTACTAACAACATTGAAATTGGTTATTAATTGTAACCAATTAGTTTGAGAATGGACTTTTCCGTTTATAAGGATGGGATATTTAAAATTATCAGAGTCCTTCTTTATAAAATCGCAAGCATATACTTCTCCCTTTATTTCAATCTCACTTACTGAATCTCTTGTTATAAAATATCTTTCTTCGCCTTCTCGAATAAGATCGTGGATCAAATAAAATAATGCCACCTTTTTGTATTCGTCAATATACATAGTTGGACGTCTCTCTAGGTGTTCGTCAGGATAAACTATTACATCGTCGAAAAGTATATCTACTAATCCTAATGATTCTTCTATGGTTGGCTGTTGTAAAAAACCATCAATTACCTCAATAATATCTTTTGGTTGATAAAATCCTATTAATCCTTTTTTTAATAATGCTTCCCTTAAACTGTCCCAATACGGGTAGTTGTTTTGCTCCATTAATATGCGACTAGTTTGTTTACTTACCATAACTTCTGTTAAAGGAATATCTTTCAGTTGTCTCCAAAGCAGTATATTCTCTAAATAATTTTCAAATTCATATGGCTCAAGCTCTTCATGATTATTTGGATAAGCTAGTGTATATGGGTCAAGATAAATTGAGTTCATTCTTTAGCTTGCATCTCCTTTTTCCTTTTTGCAAGTGCAGCCTTTAATATTGAAGCTGAGCTTTCTTCATTTTCGTCAAAAAATCCCTTTGGCCAGTCTTCAATAACTCCAAATTTGTTTATTCTAATCGGTTTATATTGTGAACTAACTTCTTCTTTTTCGACAAAATAGAGAATGATAGAATTAGAAAAATTCTCATCGCTAGATACAACAGTTCGGTACCTTAAACGGTTAATAAGATATTCACTATGCGTTTCAACTATACATTGCTTATTTAAGAATGACATAGATACGAAAAAATCAGCCAATCTTGTTTGTACCTTAGGATGAAGATGTAATTCAGGCTGTTCAAAAATTAGAGTTGCTCCTTTATTGGCAAGTAAGGAGAGAACTAATATTGGTAAAACTTGACTAACTCCAACTCCAACATGTGTTAAATCGTGCCATTTGTCCTTCTCACTAACACCGACCTTAAGCTCATGGCCTAATTTCCCTCTATCGTGAGTCTCTACTTTATTTACAACTCCCATATATTGTAACCAATCAAGTACTGCGGTGAGTAAATAATCGTTACTAATTTTTTTATTATTTGATTCTATATCTTCTGGCTTGATGTAGTCTATTTTTGTTAGTTTATGAATTTCTAATACTGCTGCAGTATACTCACCTTTATACCCCACATCATGTGAGTCGGTTGCCCCTGAATGAGGATAAATAGCCTTTGGCTCATCTCTTAACGGACCTAGATATTTTACATTATTAGTAAAGTAATTTATGATGGATTCTGACGAATAACCAATAAGTTCATTAAGTTCAGTATTAGTTAATGCATATTCAGCTTCTCCATTCAAGTTTAAAGATTCTTTTAATTTTGTATTCATATCTAAAATTGCATTGCTGTATTGTCTTTGATCATCAACTAATAGTGTTTCAAAGCATCTTTTTAGTTTATCGAATGAGAATGGAGATTCTACAAATTTTTTGAGAGCTTTTTGATGAGTAGTAGCTCGTTTTTCTGCATAATTCGTTTTGCTTTTTTCATAAATTTCTTTAAAACATTGAATAATGAGTTTATGAAATTTACTAGATACATATTGAGTAAAATCAATTGGTCGATAAAAACTATAACTATCTGGATAAGTGCACATTTTCAACAAATTTGTTATATCTTCTTCAATTATATTGTAGACAAGAGTGATTTTATTTGGCATGAAATGTTCTAATGTAGCACCAATCGGTTTTCCGTTAGTTGGTTGATTTTTATAAAACCTTCTACTTCCAGTACTTTGTGTTTGCTTTACAACTTCATAGTTTAAGGCTTCGTCAAATGATTCTAAATATTCACTTGAAAGAGCATATTCTTCCAACACACTGTAATCATTTCTATGCTTTATTAATAGTTCTTCGTTTTGATTTCCCTCTTTGACTCTTATATCACATTGCTTTAATAGGGGGTATAGATTAGTTATTTCAATATCACCTTCACAAGTAAAAGAATAGTTGAAATTTATTACTGTATCTTTATGCCGTCTTCTGGGTCTACCTCCCCAAAAAACAATTCGTGATGCTCTGTCAGTCGGCTCATCAAGGTGTAGCTCGAATCCAATTGTTATATCTTTAGTAGCAGTGGCTGAGACTATATCTTC from Paenibacillus macerans includes:
- a CDS encoding AAA family ATPase, with protein sequence MLKNWTLQHFKSVSDKTTLELAPLTVFSGANNSGKSTIIQSILLTAQTLQNPVKNKPIILNGHIVRLGSFEDIVSATATKDITIGFELHLDEPTDRASRIVFWGGRPRRRHKDTVINFNYSFTCEGDIEITNLYPLLKQCDIRVKEGNQNEELLIKHRNDYSVLEEYALSSEYLESFDEALNYEVVKQTQSTGSRRFYKNQPTNGKPIGATLEHFMPNKITLVYNIIEEDITNLLKMCTYPDSYSFYRPIDFTQYVSSKFHKLIIQCFKEIYEKSKTNYAEKRATTHQKALKKFVESPFSFDKLKRCFETLLVDDQRQYSNAILDMNTKLKESLNLNGEAEYALTNTELNELIGYSSESIINYFTNNVKYLGPLRDEPKAIYPHSGATDSHDVGYKGEYTAAVLEIHKLTKIDYIKPEDIESNNKKISNDYLLTAVLDWLQYMGVVNKVETHDRGKLGHELKVGVSEKDKWHDLTHVGVGVSQVLPILVLSLLANKGATLIFEQPELHLHPKVQTRLADFFVSMSFLNKQCIVETHSEYLINRLRYRTVVSSDENFSNSIILYFVEKEEVSSQYKPIRINKFGVIEDWPKGFFDENEESSASILKAALAKRKKEMQAKE